The Cloacibacillus sp. genome has a window encoding:
- a CDS encoding triphosphoribosyl-dephospho-CoA synthase, which yields MKSSVIKALSEAAHRAALCEVMTSPKPGLVDAFGNGCHEDMDCKLFIKSAEAIAPFWMQQAQTGAARGEPARMMQELRAAGVQMERAMLCATGGVNTHKGLIYLLSLLVCGAAAAFSAGEYSPRLAAREAASFAAGSVERELAPLLTKPRARLSNGERLFVEHGVTGARGEAAHGFPSVVDCGLPELGAALLRGAQLNDAGLSALLSMMGVCEDSNVMHRGGFEYWQNEYRADALAVRAAFDAGFCGYAPLYAMEARFLPRRISPGGAADLLSCVYFFNFCSDI from the coding sequence ATGAAGTCAAGCGTCATTAAAGCTCTTTCGGAGGCCGCGCACCGCGCTGCCCTCTGCGAGGTCATGACCTCGCCAAAGCCCGGGCTGGTCGACGCCTTTGGAAACGGCTGCCATGAAGATATGGACTGCAAACTGTTTATAAAAAGCGCGGAGGCGATTGCGCCGTTTTGGATGCAGCAGGCGCAGACAGGCGCGGCGCGCGGCGAACCTGCGCGCATGATGCAGGAACTGCGCGCCGCGGGCGTCCAGATGGAACGCGCCATGCTTTGCGCGACGGGCGGCGTGAACACTCACAAGGGCCTTATATACCTTTTGTCGCTCCTCGTCTGCGGAGCGGCCGCCGCATTTTCCGCTGGGGAATATTCGCCGCGTCTTGCGGCGCGCGAGGCCGCGTCTTTTGCGGCCGGCTCCGTTGAACGCGAACTTGCGCCTCTTTTGACAAAGCCGCGCGCGCGGCTTTCAAACGGCGAGCGGCTCTTTGTCGAGCACGGCGTCACCGGAGCGCGCGGAGAGGCCGCGCACGGATTTCCCTCCGTCGTAGACTGCGGCCTTCCGGAGCTTGGAGCGGCGCTCCTGCGCGGCGCGCAGCTCAACGACGCCGGGCTTTCCGCCCTGCTTTCAATGATGGGCGTCTGCGAGGACAGCAACGTCATGCACCGTGGCGGCTTTGAATACTGGCAAAACGAGTACCGCGCCGACGCGCTCGCCGTACGCGCCGCCTTTGACGCGGGCTTTTGCGGATACGCGCCGCTTTATGCGATGGAGGCGCGCTTTCTGCCACGGCGTATAAGCCCGGGCGGTGCCGCTGACCTTCTGAGCTGCGTCTATTTTTTTAATTTCTGCTCGGATATATAA
- a CDS encoding lytic transglycosylase domain-containing protein codes for MHFIPSGAKYIFSKIAQMKRPRKSCADRYFFAPVLCVALFVLCAGAAQLCNAVNESASREWQRGWAAWRSGAPAQALQCWDANPALSPFYTRFPKFYYWRIRALEKEGRHERASQLASILALRSPLSFYSLVLSYDGRYPQLSAAVRAAARSSAYPRKWEKEVLAASSATGLSKNILWAVILQESKFNADAVSRSGAVGLMQLMPFTAKEAAARLKDESLTPYTPTHNVMLGAAHLLHLKKHFKGNLPLAVAAYNAGASAVSRWQPTASCEWVEWIESIPYVQTREYVKSVLANIEIYAESSPCAEDGGSFFRHAEEKPDFTRRSAQNTRREIITEGRNR; via the coding sequence ATGCACTTTATCCCCTCCGGGGCAAAATATATTTTCTCTAAAATAGCTCAAATGAAGCGCCCGCGCAAGTCCTGCGCGGACCGGTATTTTTTTGCGCCCGTCTTATGCGTCGCGCTCTTTGTTTTGTGCGCCGGGGCGGCGCAGCTGTGCAATGCGGTAAACGAAAGCGCCTCGCGTGAGTGGCAAAGAGGGTGGGCCGCTTGGCGCTCCGGCGCGCCGGCACAAGCGCTTCAATGCTGGGACGCAAACCCGGCGCTCTCTCCCTTTTACACGCGTTTTCCAAAATTTTATTACTGGCGGATACGCGCTCTTGAAAAAGAGGGGCGCCACGAACGCGCCTCGCAGCTTGCCTCGATACTCGCACTTCGCAGCCCTTTGAGCTTCTACAGCCTCGTGCTCTCCTACGACGGCAGATACCCGCAACTTTCCGCCGCGGTGAGAGCGGCGGCGCGTTCTTCCGCCTATCCGCGAAAATGGGAAAAGGAGGTGCTGGCAGCCTCAAGCGCCACCGGCCTTTCAAAAAACATCCTCTGGGCTGTAATCCTTCAGGAGAGCAAGTTCAACGCGGACGCTGTGAGCCGCTCCGGCGCGGTCGGGCTGATGCAGCTTATGCCCTTTACGGCAAAGGAGGCGGCGGCCAGGCTCAAAGACGAGAGCCTTACTCCATACACGCCGACGCATAACGTCATGCTAGGCGCGGCGCACCTTCTGCATTTAAAAAAACATTTCAAAGGAAACCTGCCGCTCGCGGTGGCGGCCTACAACGCTGGAGCCTCCGCCGTGTCGCGCTGGCAGCCGACGGCCTCCTGCGAATGGGTGGAGTGGATAGAAAGCATCCCTTACGTACAAACGAGGGAATACGTGAAGTCGGTGCTCGCAAACATAGAAATATACGCGGAGAGTTCGCCGTGCGCGGAAGACGGCGGCTCATTCTTTAGACACGCCGAGGAGAAACCGGACTTCACAAGGCGCAGCGCGCAAAACACGCGGCGCGAAATAATAACGGAGGGCAGGAACAGATGA
- a CDS encoding YbaK/EbsC family protein: MMCEDKGNETTKETTEKNLGADGFDPVAKVAAFLRKAKSEAPIIHTEATIFTVADASVAVGAPEPEILKSILLRANHGKSFALALMSGVNRVETKKIKKLLSLSHLSFAGADECELWSGFKPGGVPPVGYPQQPVTLLDEDLFLYDTVWAAAGTDHAFFPISPDELLRVTNGVKAAIKKD; this comes from the coding sequence ATGATGTGCGAAGATAAAGGAAACGAAACAACCAAGGAAACAACCGAAAAAAATTTAGGCGCGGATGGCTTTGACCCTGTAGCGAAGGTGGCGGCCTTTTTGCGCAAAGCAAAGAGCGAAGCGCCCATAATACATACCGAGGCTACGATATTCACAGTGGCGGACGCCTCTGTCGCGGTGGGCGCGCCGGAGCCGGAGATATTAAAAAGCATTCTTTTGCGCGCAAATCACGGAAAGAGCTTCGCGCTCGCTCTGATGTCCGGCGTGAACCGCGTTGAGACGAAAAAAATAAAAAAACTGCTCAGCCTCTCGCACCTGTCGTTTGCGGGCGCGGATGAATGCGAGCTGTGGTCCGGCTTCAAACCCGGCGGCGTGCCTCCGGTGGGCTATCCGCAGCAGCCCGTGACGCTGCTTGACGAGGACCTTTTCCTCTACGACACTGTGTGGGCCGCGGCGGGCACAGATCACGCCTTTTTCCCGATATCGCCCGACGAGCTGCTGCGCGTCACAAACGGCGTAAAAGCCGCTATCAAAAAAGACTAG
- a CDS encoding membrane dipeptidase has translation MTKKNTVPIVLDAHYDLLMDVLLFRLRGERSVLERRFLPDLRAGGVNALVCSVFIDDAYVPEGALRNALDQISAFYADLEDSPSFMLCKSARECREAAASGKIAMFLSLEGAEPLGRDLLLLDIFYRLGVRMLGLAWSRRNYACDGISFLPRTAGSFEGSLTDFGRELVCRAMALGMIIDVSHLNDAGISEIAEMTDAPYIASHSNCRALCASPRNLSDAQMKELAAHGGVMGMNAFGPFAASGREERNAEALLKHLDRVVRICGAAHAGLGFDLCSGLEALKAGYSPDGDTDLFASHAEARAKFIDEVRARYTEEEAAAILGENFMRVIDAVLK, from the coding sequence ATGACGAAAAAAAATACGGTTCCAATCGTTCTCGACGCTCACTATGACCTTTTGATGGATGTGCTGCTCTTTCGCCTGCGCGGAGAGCGGAGCGTGCTTGAACGCAGATTTTTGCCCGACCTTCGCGCGGGCGGCGTGAACGCGCTCGTCTGTTCTGTCTTCATCGACGACGCCTATGTACCGGAGGGCGCTCTGCGCAACGCGTTGGATCAAATATCGGCCTTTTACGCCGACCTTGAAGATTCCCCCTCGTTCATGCTCTGCAAAAGCGCGCGCGAGTGCCGGGAGGCCGCGGCCTCTGGAAAAATTGCGATGTTCCTTTCTCTCGAAGGCGCGGAGCCGCTCGGCCGCGACCTGCTGCTGCTTGATATTTTTTACCGGCTGGGTGTGCGTATGCTGGGCCTTGCGTGGTCGCGCAGGAACTACGCCTGCGACGGGATCTCGTTCCTGCCACGGACGGCGGGCAGCTTTGAAGGTTCGCTTACGGACTTCGGGCGCGAACTTGTCTGCCGCGCGATGGCGCTTGGCATGATAATAGACGTGAGCCACTTGAACGACGCCGGCATAAGCGAGATCGCGGAGATGACGGACGCGCCCTATATCGCCTCCCACTCAAACTGCCGCGCCCTCTGCGCGTCGCCGCGAAACCTTTCGGACGCGCAGATGAAAGAGCTTGCCGCGCACGGCGGCGTCATGGGAATGAACGCCTTCGGCCCGTTTGCGGCGAGCGGGCGTGAAGAACGGAACGCGGAGGCTCTGCTTAAGCACCTGGACCGGGTGGTGCGCATTTGCGGGGCCGCACACGCGGGGCTTGGCTTCGACCTTTGCAGCGGCCTTGAAGCATTGAAAGCGGGATATTCGCCCGACGGAGATACAGACCTCTTTGCGAGCCACGCGGAGGCGCGCGCGAAATTTATAGACGAGGTGCGCGCAAGATACACAGAAGAGGAAGCGGCTGCAATACTTGGTGAAAATTTCATGCGCGTCATCGACGCGGTATTGAAATAG
- a CDS encoding HesA/MoeB/ThiF family protein, with the protein MPEGFLNYIKDYAQTSGGLLVVPFKRCREAAARFGLSPRAAEALALRGGLCPSRYARNIGVIGMEGQARLLESAAAVAGCGGLGGWIVEMLARAGVGRLILIDGDSFDDNNLNRQLYCDEENIGASKAEAAAARVRRVNGAVEAVARPLYINEENGRELLAGASAAVDALDGNDARGALFKACRELDIPFVHGAVAGFYGEAAVLAPQDRPVWELTGAPDRGIELSTGNPPFIPPFIAAVQACETIKILAGLEGRLEHSLLWFDLKRCDMQRLKI; encoded by the coding sequence GTGCCGGAAGGATTTCTAAACTATATAAAAGACTATGCGCAGACAAGCGGCGGTCTCTTGGTTGTTCCATTTAAACGATGCCGCGAGGCCGCGGCGCGCTTTGGACTGTCGCCGCGCGCGGCGGAGGCCTTGGCGCTTCGCGGCGGCCTCTGCCCTTCGCGCTACGCGCGAAACATAGGCGTCATAGGCATGGAGGGGCAGGCGCGTCTTCTTGAGTCGGCCGCGGCCGTAGCCGGCTGCGGGGGCCTCGGCGGCTGGATCGTCGAGATGCTGGCGCGCGCCGGGGTGGGGCGTCTTATTTTGATAGACGGAGACTCCTTCGACGATAATAATTTAAACAGGCAGCTCTACTGTGACGAGGAAAACATCGGAGCTTCAAAGGCGGAGGCCGCCGCCGCGCGCGTGAGGCGCGTCAACGGAGCGGTAGAGGCGGTGGCGCGTCCTCTTTATATAAACGAAGAAAACGGCAGGGAGCTGCTTGCCGGGGCGAGTGCTGCGGTGGACGCGCTTGACGGCAACGACGCCCGGGGCGCGCTTTTTAAAGCCTGCCGCGAACTTGATATCCCCTTCGTGCACGGGGCAGTGGCCGGCTTTTACGGAGAGGCCGCGGTGCTTGCGCCGCAGGACCGCCCCGTGTGGGAGCTGACTGGCGCGCCCGACCGCGGCATAGAGCTGTCAACTGGCAATCCGCCTTTTATCCCGCCCTTTATAGCGGCGGTACAGGCGTGCGAAACTATAAAAATACTCGCCGGGCTTGAAGGGCGGTTGGAACATTCTTTGCTCTGGTTCGACCTAAAGCGGTGCGACATGCAGAGGCTGAAAATATGA
- a CDS encoding CHASE4 domain-containing protein produces MTLRCKSQFFLGVILLSILLLLDVIFSNFLIDSAAQTDRERMARDLSRAMVTLKGEARTLSAIAGNWAYSDKSWEYMRGTNPDYPNSYLNRSVLTEIGISSMIFLNDDYKVKLFRDYSAPDDQSSPESEYEALFSHDGEDLLANLPDDGTSGIVMKGGEPILFSVKRILRSDKSGPGAGYLIVTMAFSQKMIHTIGRNLQFTFAVEPVDHKNAKDDLPLTIIDNVRRNSFITGKILVRDHAGTPAFWISGIAPKVDIKSADKQLQRLFMVLGLIALVIVYIFGLFMKYQVTNRMKRLQKEIEMIRDETVNVRHITIDGKKDEIGSMQRTLNDCMAFFDFKQGEKAWADDITIAVYKRFTEAGRRVCTKTLEDIATAFSPGDEKFRAAITRCAATTRDFAAALDMHEEELIYVYSGALFSRIGMLALPFSIRNKTSRLTPSEEREFKKYPIKSKDFLEEVELLRPASTMVYAWNENWDGSGYPQGLSGSSIPVAARIFAIVDAWNEMTRPWPGRRLPQDDEVIERLREMGGKRLDPQLVEKFIAFITKEKK; encoded by the coding sequence ATGACGCTCAGGTGTAAATCACAATTTTTTCTTGGAGTCATTCTATTATCGATATTATTACTTTTAGACGTAATTTTTAGCAACTTTTTGATCGACTCCGCGGCGCAGACGGACAGGGAACGAATGGCGCGCGACCTTTCACGCGCGATGGTGACGCTCAAAGGCGAGGCCCGCACTCTTTCGGCGATCGCCGGCAACTGGGCCTATTCAGACAAGAGCTGGGAATACATGCGCGGGACAAATCCCGACTATCCCAACTCATACCTCAACCGTTCCGTGCTCACCGAGATCGGCATCTCCTCCATGATATTCCTGAACGACGATTACAAGGTCAAGCTCTTCCGCGACTACAGCGCGCCTGACGACCAATCGTCGCCAGAAAGCGAATACGAGGCGCTCTTCAGTCACGACGGCGAGGACCTTTTAGCCAACCTCCCCGACGACGGCACAAGCGGCATCGTGATGAAGGGCGGCGAGCCAATCCTCTTCTCCGTGAAGCGCATACTGCGCTCCGACAAGAGCGGACCAGGGGCCGGCTACCTCATTGTGACGATGGCCTTCTCGCAGAAGATGATACACACGATCGGGCGCAATCTGCAATTCACCTTCGCCGTAGAACCGGTGGATCACAAGAACGCAAAAGACGACCTGCCCCTTACCATCATTGACAACGTGCGGCGCAATTCCTTCATAACGGGCAAGATACTGGTCCGCGACCACGCAGGCACTCCCGCCTTCTGGATATCGGGCATCGCGCCCAAAGTCGACATAAAATCCGCCGACAAGCAGCTGCAAAGGCTCTTCATGGTGCTTGGGCTCATAGCGCTCGTCATCGTCTACATCTTCGGTCTCTTTATGAAGTACCAGGTCACCAACAGGATGAAGCGGCTCCAGAAAGAGATAGAGATGATACGCGACGAGACGGTCAACGTGCGCCACATCACCATCGACGGCAAGAAAGACGAAATAGGCAGTATGCAGCGCACGCTAAACGACTGCATGGCCTTCTTCGACTTCAAGCAGGGCGAAAAGGCGTGGGCCGACGACATCACCATAGCCGTCTACAAACGCTTCACAGAGGCGGGGCGCAGAGTCTGCACAAAGACTCTCGAAGACATAGCTACGGCCTTCTCGCCGGGCGACGAAAAGTTCCGCGCCGCCATCACGCGCTGCGCGGCGACGACCCGCGATTTTGCGGCCGCGCTTGATATGCACGAAGAAGAGCTTATCTACGTCTACTCCGGCGCTCTCTTCAGCCGCATAGGCATGCTCGCTCTGCCGTTCTCTATAAGGAACAAGACCTCGCGTCTTACGCCCTCTGAAGAGCGCGAGTTCAAAAAATACCCGATCAAATCAAAAGACTTCCTCGAAGAGGTCGAGCTTCTTCGTCCGGCCTCCACGATGGTCTACGCCTGGAATGAAAACTGGGACGGCTCGGGCTACCCTCAGGGGCTCTCCGGCAGCTCCATCCCCGTAGCGGCAAGGATATTCGCCATCGTTGACGCGTGGAACGAAATGACGCGCCCGTGGCCGGGAAGACGTCTGCCTCAGGACGACGAGGTAATAGAACGGCTGCGCGAGATGGGCGGCAAGAGGCTCGACCCGCAGCTCGTCGAAAAATTCATCGCCTTCATAACTAAGGAGAAAAAATAA
- the yedF gene encoding sulfurtransferase-like selenium metabolism protein YedF: protein MVELDARKLECPKPVLLVKDEADRGTENIRVCVDNEVAVANVTRFFESRGYETRREDTADGFYVAGVKNSKAAPAARKKTTAALLTSDKLGAASDGLGEVLMKAYIGTLVKADVPPSAVALMNEGVKLALPSSSACDSLKELEARGVKILVCGTCTNHFGITDKIGAGVISNMFEITEAVFGAEKSIVLG from the coding sequence ATGGTTGAGCTTGACGCAAGAAAACTTGAATGTCCGAAGCCCGTCCTGCTGGTTAAGGACGAGGCCGATAGGGGCACGGAAAATATACGAGTCTGCGTGGACAACGAGGTCGCAGTAGCGAACGTGACGCGCTTTTTTGAAAGCCGCGGCTACGAGACAAGGCGCGAAGATACGGCAGATGGCTTTTACGTAGCCGGCGTGAAAAATTCCAAAGCGGCGCCCGCAGCCCGTAAAAAAACTACGGCGGCGCTGCTTACATCCGACAAGCTGGGAGCCGCCTCCGACGGCCTCGGCGAGGTGCTGATGAAGGCCTACATTGGGACGCTCGTTAAGGCGGACGTCCCACCTTCCGCAGTCGCTTTGATGAACGAAGGCGTAAAGCTTGCGCTGCCTTCCTCTTCCGCCTGCGATTCGCTGAAGGAGCTGGAGGCGCGCGGCGTAAAGATACTCGTCTGCGGCACCTGCACTAATCATTTCGGCATTACGGATAAAATCGGGGCCGGAGTTATCTCAAACATGTTTGAGATAACCGAAGCGGTATTTGGCGCGGAAAAATCCATAGTGCTCGGGTAA
- a CDS encoding aminotransferase class V-fold PLP-dependent enzyme produces MAKIYLNNAATTWPKPECVAKAVFDFMTDGGANAARGSASERDLKSLDVLFTARAKAAALFGGYAKANPKYVTLTTNVTHSLNIVIKGFVKPGMRVVTTSVEHNSVIRPLREAQQNGAFVNVLQCSLKGYLDPHALSEALFEDTDLVIMTHCSNVCGSVQPIEEAAQICARRGVPLVLDCAQTGGLLPIDAEALGVAAICFTGHKGLFGPQGTGGIVWNPEFAEKCSPFIVGGTGSLSHEETQPVAMPDKFEAGTPNLPGIAGLDAALEWIEATGVDKIKKREEKLGDRLEEGLLSIDGVRLLGAAHKEAPRLPVYAFNIAGMDNGVLASRLSERYGVESRPGLHCSPLAHRTLGSFPEGALRLSPGWFSTEEEIDRAIFAIKELAAKK; encoded by the coding sequence ATGGCAAAAATCTATCTGAACAACGCCGCGACGACCTGGCCGAAGCCGGAGTGCGTCGCAAAGGCGGTTTTTGATTTTATGACCGACGGCGGCGCAAACGCCGCGCGAGGCTCGGCCTCGGAACGCGACCTAAAAAGCCTCGACGTGCTCTTTACGGCGCGCGCGAAGGCGGCTGCGCTCTTTGGCGGCTACGCCAAGGCAAACCCGAAATACGTGACGCTCACCACAAACGTCACGCATTCGCTGAATATTGTCATAAAGGGCTTTGTGAAGCCGGGGATGCGCGTCGTAACCACCTCGGTCGAACATAACTCCGTCATTCGCCCGCTGCGGGAGGCGCAGCAAAACGGCGCCTTTGTGAACGTCCTGCAATGCAGCTTAAAAGGCTATCTCGACCCACACGCGCTCAGCGAAGCGCTCTTTGAAGATACGGACCTCGTAATAATGACGCACTGCAGCAACGTATGCGGCTCGGTGCAGCCCATCGAAGAGGCCGCCCAGATATGCGCGCGCCGCGGCGTGCCGCTCGTGCTTGACTGCGCGCAGACCGGCGGTCTGCTGCCAATAGACGCGGAGGCCCTCGGCGTCGCTGCGATCTGCTTCACCGGGCACAAGGGGCTTTTCGGGCCGCAGGGCACAGGCGGCATAGTGTGGAACCCGGAGTTTGCGGAAAAATGCTCGCCGTTCATAGTAGGCGGTACGGGCAGCCTCTCCCACGAGGAGACGCAGCCCGTAGCGATGCCGGACAAATTCGAGGCCGGAACGCCGAACCTGCCTGGGATCGCGGGGCTTGACGCCGCGCTTGAATGGATCGAAGCAACCGGCGTCGACAAAATAAAAAAACGCGAAGAGAAGTTGGGCGACAGGCTCGAAGAGGGCCTGCTCTCAATAGACGGAGTGAGGCTGCTGGGCGCGGCTCATAAAGAGGCGCCGCGGCTGCCAGTTTACGCCTTCAACATCGCAGGCATGGACAACGGCGTGCTGGCAAGCAGACTAAGCGAACGCTACGGAGTGGAAAGCCGTCCCGGCCTCCACTGCTCGCCGCTCGCCCACCGCACGCTTGGCTCTTTCCCCGAGGGCGCGCTGCGCCTCTCCCCCGGCTGGTTTTCCACCGAAGAGGAGATAGATCGCGCCATTTTCGCGATAAAAGAGCTTGCCGCAAAAAAATAA
- a CDS encoding LemA family protein, whose amino-acid sequence MTLWIILGIAALLVLWLVAIYNGLVKLRNMAQEAWSGIDVQLKRRSDLVPNLVETVKGYAKHEAGTLEEVTKARTAVVNAGGDTEERLKAENMLTSTLRSLFAVAEAYPDLKANTNFMQLQDQLSKIEDEIQMARRFYNGSARNLNNGVQQFPAVLIAGPMGFKEMPYYEADEAERANPKVSFN is encoded by the coding sequence ATGACGCTTTGGATAATCCTGGGAATAGCCGCTCTGCTCGTTTTGTGGCTGGTGGCGATATATAACGGTTTGGTTAAGCTTCGCAATATGGCACAGGAGGCATGGAGCGGCATCGACGTTCAGCTCAAACGCCGCAGTGACCTTGTACCGAACCTTGTCGAGACGGTAAAGGGCTACGCGAAACATGAGGCCGGCACGCTCGAAGAGGTGACGAAGGCGCGCACCGCCGTGGTGAACGCCGGCGGCGACACGGAAGAACGGCTCAAAGCTGAAAACATGCTCACATCGACGCTGCGCTCGCTCTTTGCTGTAGCCGAGGCCTATCCAGACCTCAAAGCCAACACGAACTTCATGCAGCTTCAGGATCAGCTCTCAAAGATAGAAGACGAGATACAGATGGCGCGCCGCTTCTACAACGGTTCCGCGCGAAACCTCAACAACGGCGTGCAGCAGTTCCCGGCCGTGCTCATAGCTGGGCCGATGGGATTCAAAGAGATGCCGTATTACGAGGCCGACGAAGCGGAGCGGGCCAATCCGAAGGTCTCGTTCAATTAA
- a CDS encoding DUF2207 domain-containing protein: MTAAKRLCAALAALFLIAAPASAAEVIKEFTSDVQIRKDSALEVTERLLINVENITIRRGIVRSFPIYYTDKDGRSFEVGFDVQSVTLDGAEVPWSVEYEGDYANLRIGDKNVMVPQGLRKYVIRYVTTRQVGFFEQFDELYWNATGNHWSWPILNASCTVSLPQEEASVPFRSIEWYVGRYGEKGDPAYARLSSKNTVSSTKTLYPGEGMTVVYTFPKGLVSEPAPFFGNTRAQWMIAAAALIAVLSWLAFSFFTFVKRVPVPAVIARFYPPDDASPACVRNILESTVDQTSFTANVMALAVKGALKIISSEKSSIFGTKTESYTLEKESSPAKLTADEEAMYETLFEDGADSVKIEQKNAVKLSACKNAMAGNVAVLCDGFTKSYAKIAVTAVLMIAAGIAALTPFTGESATTVACCAAAAAVTLLVGFMRGLGMKPRTSSKIFSAAVTLVIGAAVTVIAAGLAESMSEGGLPVVLFGASAAAAAAALPFLTQWTVRGAEIYSEAEGLKLYISVAEKARMEMLDAPDETPELFERLLPYAVATGEVKAWSARFESVLAKADYKPSWYVGATPYLFLNAGGFNSFANDLNRSITSGMTKPSSSPTLSSGSGGGGFSGGGGGGGGGSGW; the protein is encoded by the coding sequence ATGACGGCGGCAAAAAGGTTATGCGCGGCGCTTGCCGCGCTCTTTCTTATCGCAGCTCCGGCCTCCGCCGCCGAGGTGATAAAAGAGTTCACAAGCGACGTCCAAATACGCAAGGACAGCGCGCTTGAGGTGACCGAACGGCTTCTCATCAACGTCGAAAACATCACCATAAGGCGCGGCATAGTACGGAGCTTTCCCATTTATTACACGGACAAAGACGGGCGCTCCTTTGAGGTCGGCTTTGACGTGCAGTCGGTGACGCTCGACGGCGCGGAGGTTCCGTGGAGCGTCGAATACGAGGGCGATTACGCAAACCTGCGCATCGGCGATAAAAACGTAATGGTGCCTCAGGGCCTGAGAAAATATGTGATACGCTACGTCACCACCAGGCAGGTGGGCTTCTTTGAGCAGTTCGACGAACTCTACTGGAACGCCACAGGCAACCACTGGTCGTGGCCGATACTCAATGCCTCCTGCACTGTGTCGCTGCCGCAGGAAGAGGCCTCCGTCCCGTTCCGTTCGATAGAATGGTACGTTGGAAGATACGGCGAAAAGGGCGACCCGGCCTATGCGAGGCTCTCGTCAAAAAACACCGTATCCTCCACAAAAACGCTCTATCCAGGCGAGGGAATGACCGTGGTCTACACCTTCCCGAAGGGGCTCGTCTCTGAGCCGGCTCCGTTTTTTGGAAACACGCGCGCTCAGTGGATGATAGCGGCGGCCGCGCTTATCGCCGTCCTCTCTTGGCTTGCCTTTTCGTTTTTCACGTTCGTAAAACGCGTCCCGGTCCCCGCGGTCATAGCGCGCTTCTATCCCCCCGACGACGCCTCTCCCGCCTGCGTGCGCAATATCCTTGAGAGCACGGTGGACCAGACCTCTTTTACGGCAAACGTCATGGCGCTTGCAGTGAAGGGAGCGCTCAAAATAATCTCCTCTGAAAAAAGCTCCATCTTCGGTACGAAGACTGAGTCGTACACGCTGGAAAAAGAAAGCAGTCCCGCAAAGCTGACGGCGGACGAAGAGGCGATGTACGAGACGCTCTTTGAGGACGGCGCGGACTCCGTAAAGATAGAACAGAAAAACGCGGTCAAGCTTAGCGCCTGCAAAAACGCGATGGCCGGCAATGTCGCCGTTCTCTGCGACGGATTCACAAAATCGTACGCAAAGATAGCGGTCACCGCCGTTTTAATGATCGCGGCCGGCATAGCGGCGCTCACTCCGTTTACTGGAGAATCGGCTACGACCGTCGCCTGCTGCGCCGCCGCGGCCGCAGTGACGCTTCTTGTCGGCTTCATGCGCGGTTTGGGCATGAAACCGCGCACCTCCTCGAAAATATTTTCAGCAGCTGTGACCCTTGTGATAGGCGCGGCCGTCACCGTGATCGCGGCTGGGCTTGCCGAATCAATGAGCGAGGGCGGCCTTCCCGTCGTATTGTTTGGCGCATCAGCCGCGGCAGCAGCCGCAGCGCTGCCGTTTCTCACGCAGTGGACGGTGCGCGGCGCTGAAATATATTCAGAGGCGGAAGGGCTGAAACTCTACATCTCCGTCGCTGAAAAGGCGCGCATGGAGATGCTTGACGCCCCTGACGAAACACCGGAGCTCTTTGAGCGGCTGTTGCCCTACGCAGTAGCCACCGGCGAGGTAAAGGCGTGGAGCGCGCGCTTTGAGAGCGTGCTTGCGAAGGCCGACTACAAACCAAGCTGGTACGTCGGCGCAACTCCGTACCTTTTCTTGAACGCCGGCGGCTTCAACAGCTTCGCAAACGATCTGAACAGAAGCATAACCTCCGGCATGACTAAACCGTCTTCATCGCCTACGCTATCCTCAGGCTCGGGCGGAGGCGGTTTCTCTGGCGGCGGAGGCGGAGGAGGCGGCGGCTCAGGCTGGTAA